Proteins from a single region of Cryptococcus neoformans var. neoformans JEC21 chromosome 6 sequence:
- a CDS encoding expressed protein — translation MSSTLGHHFAHPTNKFWKALYQSGLTSRLMSPTEDYKVVDEYNYGLTNLVGRPTSEQSELSTLEMKLNTINLLQKFIKYQPSVVCFVGKKIWDVFESVVGKTAEFDETVKQKVKLEGEVENGEGSGDGGKGRSVMTLAPTPERGTVKIEPAELGDQPSLLPLSASPSKTPQLTPAQTASLSPAKARAKKGAIKPPKTPFSFSQPRALRIPHPPEDNGGEIKYTYFFVVPSTSGLERTPFPEQVANFAALKALVDELKKGRSLQGDFLNISVEGVEGTVEDMRRAAILKNAL, via the exons ATGTCTTCTACTTTGGGCCATCATTTCGCCCATCCAACCAACAAGTTTTGG AAAGCTCTTTATCAGTCGG GGCTTACTTCAAGATTGATGTCGCCAACTGAAGACTATAAAGTCGTTGACGAGTATAACTATGGTCTC ACCAATCTTGTGGGCAGACCGACTTCCGAG CAAAGTGAATTATCTACCCTGGAAATGAAGCTGAACACTATCAACTTGTTACAAAAGTTCATAAAATACCAGCCCAGTGTCGTCTGTTTtgtggggaagaagatctgGGATGTATTTGAGAGTGTAGTTGGGAAGACGGCCGAGTTTGACGAGACTGTGAAACAAAAGGTCAAGCTGGAGGGTGAAGttgaaaatggagaaggcAGCGGTGACgggggaaaaggaaggagcgTGATGACACTCGCTCCGACACCGGAAAGAGGAACGGTCAAGATCGAGCCGGCCGAACTGGGTGATCAGCCGTCCCTACTTCCACTCTCGGCCAGTCCATCGAAAACCCCGCAACTTACACCGGCCCAAACTGCTTCACTCTCTCCAGCCAAAGCTAGAGCGAAAAAAGGAGCTATCAAGCCTCCAAAAACACCCTTTAGCTTCTCCCAACCTCGTGCACTGAGAATTCCGCATCCTCCTGAAGACAATGGAGGTGAAATCAAGTATACGTATTTCTTTGTGGTACCGAGTACTTCGGGGCTGGAAAGGACACCT TTTCCGGAACAAGTGGCCAATTTTGCAGCCCTCAAGGCATTGGTGGATGAGCTGAAAAAGGGTAGATCCCTGCAGGGCGATTTTCTGAATATCAGCGTGGAAGGTGTAGAGGGGACTGTGGAAGATATGCGGCGGGCAGCTATCTTAAAAAATGCTCTATGA